One Nyctibius grandis isolate bNycGra1 chromosome 17, bNycGra1.pri, whole genome shotgun sequence genomic window carries:
- the KCNAB2 gene encoding voltage-gated potassium channel subunit beta-2 isoform X3: MQVSFVCSEHSIKSRSAEDRLNRQNAGSPSLGTRGKFRAVAMVARSLGQLSVQNVPSSSESSVKQPGMKYRNLGKSGLRVSCLGLGTWVTFGGQITDEMAEQLMTLAYDNGINLFDTAEVYAAGKAEVVLGNIIKKKGWRRSSLVITTKIFWGGKAETERGLSRKHIIEGLKASLERLQLEYVDVVFANRPDPNTPMEETVRAMTHVINQGMAMYWGTSRWSSMEIMEAYSVARQFNLIPPICEQAEYHMFQREKVEVQLPELFHKIGVGAMTWSPLACGIVSGKYDGGIPPYSRASLKGYQWLKDKILSEEGRRQQAKLKELQAIAERLGCTLPQLAIAWCLRNEGVSSVLLGASNADQLMENIGAIQVLPKLSSSIVHEIDSILGNKPYSKKDYRS; this comes from the exons ATGCAGGTCTCCTTTGTGTGCTCCGAGCACAGCATCAAGAGCCGGAGCGCGGAGGATCGGCTGAACCGGCAGAATgccggcagccccagcctcgGCACCCGCGGCAAGTTCCGGGCGGTGGCCATGGTGGCCcgcagcctggggcagctctCGGTGCAGAACGTCCCCTCCTCCAGCGAGTCCAGCGTCAAGCAGCCGGGGATGAAGTACCG GAACCTCGGGAAGTCGGGGCTGCGCGTGTCCTGCCTGGGCCTGG GGACGTGGGTGACTTTTGGAGGGCAAATCACCGACGAG ATGGCGGAGCAGCTGATGACTTTAGCCTACGACAACGGCATTAATCTCTTCGACACGGCAGAAGTCTACGCCGCCGGCAA GGCCGAGGTGGTGCTGGGGAACATCATCAAGAAGAAAGGGTGGAG ACGGTCCAGTCTGGTCATCACCACCAAAATCTTCTGGGGAGGAAA GGCCGAGACGGAGAGGGGCCTGTCCCGCAAGCACATCATCGAAG GTCTGAAGGCGTCGCTGGAGCGGCTGCAGCTGGAGTACGTGGACGTGGTGTTCGCCAACCGGCCCGACCCCAACACGCCGATGGAAG AGACGGTGCGAGCCATGACCCACGTCATCAACCAGGGGATGGCCATGTACTGGGGGACCTCGCGCTGGAGCTCCATGGAGATCATG GAGGCGTACTCGGTGGCCCGGCAGTTCAACCTGATCCCGCCGATCTGCGAGCAGGCCGAGTACCACATGTTCCAGCGGGAGAAGGTGGAGGTGCAGCTCCCCGAGCTCTTCCACAAGATAG gcGTCGGAGCCATGACCTGGTCCCCGCTGGCCTGTGGCATCGTCTCAGGGAAGTACGACGGGGGGATCCCCCCCTACTCCCGCGCCTCGCTGAAG GGGTACCAGTGGCTGAAGGACAAGATCCTGAGCGAGGAGGGCCGGCGGCAGCAGGCGaagctgaaggagctgcaggCCATCGCCGAGCGCCTGGGCTGCACCCTGCCCCAGCTCGCCATCG cctggtGCCTGCGCAACGAGGGCGTCAGCTCCGTCTTGCTGGGGGCCTCCAACGCTGACCAGCTGATGGAGAACATCGGAGCAATACAG GTCCTTCCCAAGCTGTCGTCTTCCATCGTCCACGAGATCGATAGCATCCTGGGCAACAAACCCTACAGCAAGAAGGACTACCGATCCTAA
- the KCNAB2 gene encoding voltage-gated potassium channel subunit beta-2 isoform X1, which translates to MYPESTTDSPARLSLRQTGSPGMIYSARYGSPKRQLQFYRNLGKSGLRVSCLGLGTWVTFGGQITDEMAEQLMTLAYDNGINLFDTAEVYAAGKAEVVLGNIIKKKGWRRSSLVITTKIFWGGKAETERGLSRKHIIEGLKASLERLQLEYVDVVFANRPDPNTPMEETVRAMTHVINQGMAMYWGTSRWSSMEIMEAYSVARQFNLIPPICEQAEYHMFQREKVEVQLPELFHKIGVGAMTWSPLACGIVSGKYDGGIPPYSRASLKGYQWLKDKILSEEGRRQQAKLKELQAIAERLGCTLPQLAIAWCLRNEGVSSVLLGASNADQLMENIGAIQVLPKLSSSIVHEIDSILGNKPYSKKDYRS; encoded by the exons ATGTATCCCGAATCCACCACTGACTCCCCGGCGCGACTCTCGCTGCGGCAGACGGGCTCCCCAGGGATGATTTACAG CGCGAGGTACGGGAGCCCCAAGCGCCAGCTCCAGTTCTACAG GAACCTCGGGAAGTCGGGGCTGCGCGTGTCCTGCCTGGGCCTGG GGACGTGGGTGACTTTTGGAGGGCAAATCACCGACGAG ATGGCGGAGCAGCTGATGACTTTAGCCTACGACAACGGCATTAATCTCTTCGACACGGCAGAAGTCTACGCCGCCGGCAA GGCCGAGGTGGTGCTGGGGAACATCATCAAGAAGAAAGGGTGGAG ACGGTCCAGTCTGGTCATCACCACCAAAATCTTCTGGGGAGGAAA GGCCGAGACGGAGAGGGGCCTGTCCCGCAAGCACATCATCGAAG GTCTGAAGGCGTCGCTGGAGCGGCTGCAGCTGGAGTACGTGGACGTGGTGTTCGCCAACCGGCCCGACCCCAACACGCCGATGGAAG AGACGGTGCGAGCCATGACCCACGTCATCAACCAGGGGATGGCCATGTACTGGGGGACCTCGCGCTGGAGCTCCATGGAGATCATG GAGGCGTACTCGGTGGCCCGGCAGTTCAACCTGATCCCGCCGATCTGCGAGCAGGCCGAGTACCACATGTTCCAGCGGGAGAAGGTGGAGGTGCAGCTCCCCGAGCTCTTCCACAAGATAG gcGTCGGAGCCATGACCTGGTCCCCGCTGGCCTGTGGCATCGTCTCAGGGAAGTACGACGGGGGGATCCCCCCCTACTCCCGCGCCTCGCTGAAG GGGTACCAGTGGCTGAAGGACAAGATCCTGAGCGAGGAGGGCCGGCGGCAGCAGGCGaagctgaaggagctgcaggCCATCGCCGAGCGCCTGGGCTGCACCCTGCCCCAGCTCGCCATCG cctggtGCCTGCGCAACGAGGGCGTCAGCTCCGTCTTGCTGGGGGCCTCCAACGCTGACCAGCTGATGGAGAACATCGGAGCAATACAG GTCCTTCCCAAGCTGTCGTCTTCCATCGTCCACGAGATCGATAGCATCCTGGGCAACAAACCCTACAGCAAGAAGGACTACCGATCCTAA
- the KCNAB2 gene encoding voltage-gated potassium channel subunit beta-2 isoform X2 translates to MYPESTTDSPARLSLRQTGSPGMIYRNLGKSGLRVSCLGLGTWVTFGGQITDEMAEQLMTLAYDNGINLFDTAEVYAAGKAEVVLGNIIKKKGWRRSSLVITTKIFWGGKAETERGLSRKHIIEGLKASLERLQLEYVDVVFANRPDPNTPMEETVRAMTHVINQGMAMYWGTSRWSSMEIMEAYSVARQFNLIPPICEQAEYHMFQREKVEVQLPELFHKIGVGAMTWSPLACGIVSGKYDGGIPPYSRASLKGYQWLKDKILSEEGRRQQAKLKELQAIAERLGCTLPQLAIAWCLRNEGVSSVLLGASNADQLMENIGAIQVLPKLSSSIVHEIDSILGNKPYSKKDYRS, encoded by the exons ATGTATCCCGAATCCACCACTGACTCCCCGGCGCGACTCTCGCTGCGGCAGACGGGCTCCCCAGGGATGATTTACAG GAACCTCGGGAAGTCGGGGCTGCGCGTGTCCTGCCTGGGCCTGG GGACGTGGGTGACTTTTGGAGGGCAAATCACCGACGAG ATGGCGGAGCAGCTGATGACTTTAGCCTACGACAACGGCATTAATCTCTTCGACACGGCAGAAGTCTACGCCGCCGGCAA GGCCGAGGTGGTGCTGGGGAACATCATCAAGAAGAAAGGGTGGAG ACGGTCCAGTCTGGTCATCACCACCAAAATCTTCTGGGGAGGAAA GGCCGAGACGGAGAGGGGCCTGTCCCGCAAGCACATCATCGAAG GTCTGAAGGCGTCGCTGGAGCGGCTGCAGCTGGAGTACGTGGACGTGGTGTTCGCCAACCGGCCCGACCCCAACACGCCGATGGAAG AGACGGTGCGAGCCATGACCCACGTCATCAACCAGGGGATGGCCATGTACTGGGGGACCTCGCGCTGGAGCTCCATGGAGATCATG GAGGCGTACTCGGTGGCCCGGCAGTTCAACCTGATCCCGCCGATCTGCGAGCAGGCCGAGTACCACATGTTCCAGCGGGAGAAGGTGGAGGTGCAGCTCCCCGAGCTCTTCCACAAGATAG gcGTCGGAGCCATGACCTGGTCCCCGCTGGCCTGTGGCATCGTCTCAGGGAAGTACGACGGGGGGATCCCCCCCTACTCCCGCGCCTCGCTGAAG GGGTACCAGTGGCTGAAGGACAAGATCCTGAGCGAGGAGGGCCGGCGGCAGCAGGCGaagctgaaggagctgcaggCCATCGCCGAGCGCCTGGGCTGCACCCTGCCCCAGCTCGCCATCG cctggtGCCTGCGCAACGAGGGCGTCAGCTCCGTCTTGCTGGGGGCCTCCAACGCTGACCAGCTGATGGAGAACATCGGAGCAATACAG GTCCTTCCCAAGCTGTCGTCTTCCATCGTCCACGAGATCGATAGCATCCTGGGCAACAAACCCTACAGCAAGAAGGACTACCGATCCTAA